One genomic region from Methylocystis echinoides encodes:
- a CDS encoding hydroxyacid dehydrogenase: protein MKIVAFEIQPREVSSFERLRAEHEVVLLDEPLRAANSKQFRDAEVICPFLYSELSAHVLQDMPQIKMIATRSTGYDHINLKYCKEKGIVVSNVPSYGEATVAEHVFALLLTISHNLREAIDRARNGEFSPIGLEGFDLAGKTLGVIGVGSIGRHVVRIARGFEMNVIAFDLKPDARLAAELGFRYMPLNAVFEQADILTLHVPAMPVTNNMISTGEFARMKDGVVLINTARGSLIEPRALIQALHSRKVAAAGLDVMPDEPMIREEAELICSFFCERHDLRNLVADHILLRMSNVVITPHSAFNTVEAMGRILKTTIANIEAFAAGTAQNVVN, encoded by the coding sequence ATGAAAATCGTGGCCTTCGAGATCCAACCCCGGGAGGTGAGTTCTTTTGAGCGCTTGAGGGCGGAGCATGAGGTTGTTCTGCTTGACGAGCCCCTGCGCGCGGCTAACTCAAAACAGTTTCGAGACGCGGAAGTTATATGTCCCTTTCTCTATTCCGAGCTCAGCGCCCACGTTTTGCAAGACATGCCGCAGATCAAAATGATTGCTACACGGTCGACTGGCTATGACCACATCAACCTGAAATACTGCAAAGAAAAAGGAATCGTGGTCTCCAATGTTCCGAGCTACGGCGAGGCTACGGTTGCCGAACATGTGTTCGCTTTATTACTCACGATTAGTCACAATTTGCGCGAGGCCATCGACCGCGCTCGCAACGGCGAATTCAGCCCCATTGGCCTCGAGGGGTTTGACTTGGCTGGGAAGACACTCGGCGTCATTGGTGTCGGATCTATCGGCCGACACGTCGTCCGGATTGCCCGCGGATTCGAGATGAACGTAATAGCCTTTGACCTCAAACCAGACGCTCGCCTCGCAGCCGAACTTGGCTTCCGTTATATGCCGCTTAATGCCGTGTTCGAGCAAGCCGACATCTTGACGTTGCATGTACCGGCTATGCCGGTAACCAACAACATGATCTCTACGGGTGAGTTTGCAAGGATGAAGGACGGCGTAGTTCTGATAAATACCGCCCGCGGAAGCTTGATTGAGCCGAGAGCGTTGATCCAAGCCCTACATAGTCGAAAAGTCGCAGCAGCCGGCCTAGATGTCATGCCTGACGAGCCGATGATTCGGGAGGAAGCCGAACTGATCTGTTCGTTTTTCTGCGAGCGACATGATCTGCGAAATCTGGTCGCTGACCATATCCTGCTGAGAATGTCGAACGTGGTTATAACGCCACACAGCGCCTTTAACACCGTAGAAGCGATGGGGCGGATTCTGAAAACGACAATCGCCAATATCGAAGCTTTCGCAGCGGGAACCGCTCAAAACGTAGTGAACTGA
- the tnpC gene encoding IS66 family transposase — protein MDAAAKALLDENAVLKAQLAVALAKASEDMALIAAQKLQIAKLQRQIYGQKSERSARLFDQLSLELEELEASATEDELAAERAVAKTTTVASFERKRPERNTFPDHLPRERVVIEAPKACACCGGPRLRKLGEDVTRTLETTPRQWKVVETVREKFTCRDCEKVTQAPAPFHVVARGWAGPSLLAMIAFEKFGQHQPLNRQAERYALEGAPIALSTMADAVGSICAALAPLRRRVEAHVLAAERLHGDDTTVPVLAKGKTDTGRCWVYVRDDAPFGGAGPPAAMFYYSRDRRGEHPQGHLATYSGILQADAYEGYNKLYLAGRKPGPIREAACWVHARRPFFAMADIDENARRKAAGKKEIPLSPIAIEIVRRIDALFAIERSINGKSAEERLVVRQASSRPLVDALESYLREQLAKLSRGHDLAKAIQYMLKRWPAFTLFLGDGRVCLSNNAAERGLRGIALGRKSWLFCGSDRGGQRAAAMYSLIVTAKMNGVDPQVWLADVLARIAAHPAHRLDELLPWNWRKKDQAASALAA, from the coding sequence ATGGACGCTGCGGCCAAAGCTCTTCTCGACGAAAACGCCGTGCTGAAAGCGCAGCTCGCCGTCGCGCTTGCGAAGGCGTCGGAAGACATGGCGCTGATCGCCGCGCAAAAGCTCCAGATCGCCAAATTGCAGCGCCAGATCTACGGGCAAAAGTCGGAGCGCTCGGCGCGGCTGTTCGATCAGTTGTCGCTCGAACTCGAAGAGCTGGAAGCGAGCGCGACGGAAGACGAACTCGCCGCGGAGCGCGCCGTCGCCAAAACGACCACTGTCGCCAGTTTCGAGCGCAAGCGACCGGAGCGCAACACCTTCCCCGACCATCTGCCGCGCGAACGCGTGGTGATCGAGGCGCCGAAGGCCTGCGCCTGCTGCGGCGGCCCGCGCCTGCGCAAGCTCGGCGAGGATGTGACGCGGACGCTGGAGACGACGCCGCGCCAGTGGAAGGTCGTGGAGACCGTGCGGGAGAAGTTCACCTGCCGGGACTGCGAGAAGGTCACACAGGCGCCGGCGCCGTTTCATGTCGTCGCGCGCGGCTGGGCGGGGCCGAGCCTTTTGGCGATGATCGCCTTCGAGAAGTTCGGCCAGCATCAGCCGCTGAACCGTCAGGCCGAGCGCTATGCGCTCGAAGGCGCGCCGATTGCCTTGTCGACCATGGCCGACGCCGTCGGCTCCATCTGCGCCGCGCTCGCCCCGCTGCGGCGCCGCGTCGAGGCGCATGTGCTGGCGGCGGAGAGGCTGCATGGGGACGACACGACGGTTCCCGTGCTGGCCAAGGGCAAGACCGACACCGGGCGCTGTTGGGTCTATGTCCGCGACGATGCGCCCTTCGGCGGCGCCGGGCCGCCGGCGGCGATGTTCTATTACTCGCGTGACCGGCGCGGCGAACATCCGCAAGGCCATCTGGCGACTTATTCCGGCATCCTGCAAGCAGACGCCTATGAGGGCTACAACAAGCTGTATCTGGCGGGGCGCAAGCCCGGCCCGATCCGCGAGGCCGCGTGTTGGGTCCATGCGCGGCGCCCGTTCTTCGCAATGGCGGACATCGACGAGAATGCCCGGCGCAAGGCGGCGGGGAAAAAGGAGATCCCGCTGTCGCCGATCGCCATCGAAATTGTGCGCCGGATCGACGCGCTGTTTGCGATCGAGCGGTCGATCAACGGCAAGAGCGCGGAGGAACGTCTCGTCGTTCGACAGGCGTCGAGCCGCCCGCTCGTCGACGCGCTGGAAAGCTATCTGCGCGAACAACTCGCCAAACTCTCGCGCGGGCACGATCTCGCCAAGGCGATCCAGTACATGCTGAAGCGCTGGCCGGCCTTCACGCTGTTCCTCGGCGACGGGCGCGTGTGCTTGTCGAACAATGCCGCGGAACGCGGCCTGAGAGGCATCGCCCTTGGCCGGAAGAGCTGGTTGTTCTGCGGCTCCGACCGCGGCGGTCAACGCGCCGCGGCGATGTACAGCCTCATCGTCACGGCGAAGATGAACGGCGTCGATCCGCAGGTCTGGCTCGCCGACGTCCTCGCCCGCATCGCCGCGCACCCCGCGCATCGGCTCGATGAACTGCTGCCGTGGAACTGGCGCAAAAAAGATCAGGCCGCCTCGGCCCTGGCCGCGTAG
- a CDS encoding efflux RND transporter periplasmic adaptor subunit → MKRAQIVLVTALALVALSGAGFVLLWRANWSGGKATTETHAHIGAGPIIYYRDPDGPFFSIAPKKNDAGKDYVGVRASEDVAFEDKPPPPTPNPTSGRRIRYYRNPMGLPDTSPVPKKDAMGMDYVPVYEDESQDASTVTLSLGKMQKTGVRSEPVERRTLTVPIRASGRVDFDPRRTAVVSLRFEGFIESVGKVAEGNYVRKGQPLMRVYGPDLSNAAAEYVAVLNSRAAARVEGAKRRLVNLGLDEATIASIARSRQVPRVITWLAPQGGHIIERAALSGMRAAPGETLFRIVDHSVVWVLADIPERDVSSIAPGQTAIIRARSYPDRPFEGRVAVVYPHLNAETRTARVRIELPNPGGMLLGDMFADVEIAAGGTDKVLATPESAIIDAGKRQVVILDKGEGRFEPREVKIGRRGDGFAEITSGIGEGDRVVTSANFLIDAESNLKAALRTLDQSGAGK, encoded by the coding sequence ATGAAACGCGCTCAAATCGTTCTCGTTACTGCCCTCGCACTGGTGGCGCTGAGTGGCGCTGGATTCGTGCTGCTGTGGCGCGCCAACTGGTCGGGTGGCAAAGCAACTACCGAAACGCACGCGCACATCGGGGCCGGTCCAATCATTTATTATCGCGATCCCGACGGCCCTTTCTTCTCCATTGCCCCTAAGAAGAATGATGCGGGAAAGGATTATGTCGGCGTGCGCGCGAGCGAAGACGTCGCTTTCGAAGACAAACCACCGCCACCCACGCCGAACCCAACCTCGGGTCGCCGCATCCGCTACTACCGCAACCCAATGGGCCTCCCCGACACCTCGCCAGTCCCGAAGAAGGACGCGATGGGGATGGATTATGTCCCGGTTTACGAGGACGAGTCTCAGGACGCCTCAACGGTCACGCTCAGTCTTGGGAAGATGCAGAAAACGGGCGTCCGCTCGGAGCCTGTCGAGCGGCGGACACTGACCGTTCCCATTCGCGCCTCTGGCCGCGTGGATTTCGACCCGCGGCGCACAGCGGTCGTCTCACTGCGCTTCGAAGGTTTCATTGAATCCGTCGGGAAAGTTGCGGAAGGCAATTATGTGCGCAAAGGGCAGCCGCTCATGCGCGTCTATGGGCCGGACCTTTCCAATGCCGCGGCTGAATATGTGGCGGTGCTGAATTCGCGGGCCGCAGCACGCGTCGAAGGGGCCAAACGTCGCCTCGTCAATCTTGGCCTCGATGAAGCGACAATCGCTTCCATCGCGCGCAGCCGCCAGGTGCCCCGCGTCATAACCTGGCTCGCGCCGCAAGGCGGCCATATCATTGAACGCGCCGCCTTGAGCGGCATGCGCGCGGCCCCGGGCGAGACGCTGTTTCGTATCGTCGACCACAGCGTCGTCTGGGTGCTTGCCGATATTCCCGAGCGGGATGTTTCGTCGATCGCGCCGGGTCAGACAGCCATCATTCGCGCGAGGTCGTATCCCGACCGACCTTTCGAGGGGCGCGTCGCCGTCGTCTATCCGCATCTGAACGCGGAAACGCGCACGGCGCGCGTGCGCATCGAACTTCCCAATCCCGGCGGCATGCTGCTCGGCGACATGTTCGCGGATGTCGAGATCGCCGCCGGTGGAACCGACAAGGTTCTTGCGACGCCCGAAAGCGCCATCATCGACGCGGGCAAGCGACAGGTCGTGATCCTCGATAAGGGGGAAGGGCGGTTCGAGCCACGCGAGGTCAAGATTGGCCGGCGCGGCGACGGGTTTGCGGAAATTACTAGCGGCATCGGCGAAGGCGACCGTGTCGTGACCTCGGCCAATTTCCTCATCGACGCCGAGAGCAATCTCAAAGCGGCGCTGCGAACGCTGGATCAGAGCGGGGCAGGCAAATGA
- a CDS encoding efflux RND transporter permease subunit, which produces MIGRLIAWSARNLVLIFIGTVFAIATGVYAVRTLPLDAIPDLSDVQAIVYTEYPGQAPQVVEDQVTYPLASAMLTVPRSKVVRGFSFFGVSFVYVIFDDGVDVYWARSRVLEYLSAATKRLPAGASPVLGPDATGVGWVYQYALVAKQMTLAELRSLQDWTIRYGLAKAEGVAEVASVGGFVKQYNVVVDPNRLRALNIPLSRIREVIRANNADVGGRTVELSEFEFIVRGRGYLRGVADLENIVLRASGGTPLLLKDVARIELGPDERRGITELNGEGEVVSGIALQRYGANALTVIDNIKGALAQIGPSLPKGVEIIPVYDRSQLIHAAIETLRSTLVEESVIVALVCVVFLLHLRSALVAIIMLPVGVLMAFSAMKALGLGSNIMSLGGIAIAIGAMVDAAIVMIENAHKRLEKAPLEASRIDILIEAATEVGPALFFSLLIITVSFLPIFTLESQEGRLFSPLAYTKTFSMAAAALLSVTLVPALMVVFVRGKIISEKRNPINRALIFIYRPVIHLVMRFKILTILLAVAALGITMLPARQLGSEFMPALNEGALLYMPTTLPGLSVTKAAQLLQTQDRIIKSFPEVESVFGKAGRASTATDPAPLEMFETIINLKPKEEWRRGVTVDSLVAEMDAALQFPGVSNAWTMPIRNRIDMLATGIRTPVGIKIFGRDLAQMESLARQVEKVVKGVRGASSAYAERVMGGYYLDIMPDRSALARYGLMIDDMQTTIATALGGETVTTTVEGRERYGVNVRYPRDFRSSPKAIASEVLISLPGGGTIPLGEVAKVELVRGPTSIRTENGQLAVYIFVDIRDRDIGGFVIEARKAVNEAIDFPSGSYVVWSGQFEYLERAEARMRIVVPVTLFIIFLLLYLNFRKITETLIVMLSLPFALVGGVWLMWLLNFNMSIAVGVGFIALAGVAAETGVVMLIYLEAAMQEVAEARAAEGKPFTKTDLREAIMLGAVERVRPKMMTVVAIMAGLVPILWSTGAGSEVMQRIAVPMIGGMVSSTLLTLVVIPAIYALIKGIGLSAGQDDGGSTHEEAGAVGSGSPQVTVR; this is translated from the coding sequence ATGATCGGCCGGCTCATCGCGTGGTCAGCCCGCAACCTTGTGCTGATCTTCATCGGAACAGTCTTCGCGATCGCCACCGGCGTCTATGCGGTGAGAACCTTGCCGCTCGACGCCATTCCCGATCTCTCGGACGTGCAGGCGATCGTCTACACGGAATATCCGGGCCAGGCTCCGCAGGTGGTCGAGGACCAGGTCACCTATCCGCTTGCGAGCGCGATGCTCACCGTGCCGCGGTCGAAGGTGGTCCGTGGCTTTTCCTTCTTCGGGGTCTCTTTCGTCTATGTGATTTTCGATGACGGGGTCGACGTCTATTGGGCGCGTTCGCGCGTGCTGGAATATCTCAGCGCCGCGACCAAGCGCTTACCGGCTGGCGCGTCGCCGGTCCTCGGTCCCGACGCCACGGGCGTGGGCTGGGTCTATCAATACGCCCTCGTCGCTAAGCAAATGACGCTCGCCGAGCTCCGCTCGCTCCAGGACTGGACGATCCGCTATGGCCTCGCCAAAGCCGAAGGCGTCGCCGAAGTCGCGAGCGTCGGCGGCTTCGTCAAGCAATACAATGTCGTCGTCGATCCGAACCGGCTGCGCGCGCTCAATATTCCGCTCTCCAGGATTCGCGAGGTCATCCGCGCCAACAACGCCGATGTCGGCGGCCGGACGGTCGAACTCTCGGAATTTGAGTTTATCGTTCGCGGGCGCGGCTATCTGAGAGGCGTAGCTGATCTCGAAAACATCGTGCTGCGCGCGAGCGGCGGGACGCCGCTGCTGCTGAAGGACGTCGCCCGTATCGAGCTCGGGCCTGACGAGCGGCGGGGGATCACAGAGCTGAACGGCGAAGGCGAGGTCGTAAGCGGCATTGCGTTGCAGCGCTATGGCGCGAATGCGCTGACGGTCATCGACAATATCAAGGGGGCTCTTGCGCAGATTGGGCCGAGCCTGCCCAAAGGCGTCGAAATCATCCCGGTCTACGATCGTTCGCAACTGATCCACGCGGCGATCGAGACCTTGCGCAGCACGCTGGTCGAAGAAAGCGTCATCGTCGCGCTGGTCTGCGTCGTCTTTCTGTTGCATCTGCGGAGCGCCCTTGTCGCCATCATCATGCTGCCGGTCGGCGTGCTCATGGCTTTTTCGGCCATGAAGGCCTTGGGCCTCGGCTCCAACATCATGAGCCTGGGAGGCATCGCGATCGCCATCGGCGCCATGGTCGACGCCGCCATTGTCATGATCGAGAACGCCCACAAACGGCTGGAGAAGGCACCGCTAGAGGCGTCGCGCATCGACATTTTGATCGAAGCCGCGACCGAAGTCGGGCCGGCGCTGTTCTTCAGCCTGCTGATCATTACGGTGTCCTTCCTGCCAATCTTCACGCTCGAATCCCAGGAAGGACGACTGTTCAGCCCGCTCGCTTATACCAAGACCTTCTCCATGGCGGCGGCGGCCCTACTCTCGGTGACGCTGGTGCCGGCGTTGATGGTGGTCTTCGTCCGCGGGAAAATCATTTCGGAGAAGCGGAATCCGATCAATCGGGCGCTGATCTTCATCTATCGTCCCGTCATCCATTTGGTGATGCGTTTTAAGATCCTCACCATATTGCTGGCGGTCGCGGCGCTCGGGATCACGATGCTCCCTGCGCGCCAGCTTGGCTCTGAATTCATGCCCGCCCTCAACGAAGGCGCGTTGCTCTACATGCCGACGACTCTGCCTGGCCTTTCGGTGACAAAGGCCGCGCAATTGCTGCAGACGCAGGATCGGATCATCAAATCCTTCCCCGAGGTGGAGTCCGTATTTGGCAAGGCCGGGCGCGCCTCGACGGCGACCGATCCCGCGCCGCTCGAAATGTTCGAAACCATCATCAATTTGAAGCCAAAGGAAGAATGGCGGCGGGGAGTGACCGTAGACAGCTTGGTCGCTGAAATGGACGCGGCGCTGCAATTCCCAGGTGTTTCAAACGCCTGGACCATGCCTATCCGTAACAGGATTGACATGCTCGCCACCGGCATCAGGACGCCGGTCGGGATCAAGATATTCGGCCGCGACCTGGCGCAGATGGAAAGCCTCGCGCGGCAAGTTGAGAAGGTGGTGAAGGGTGTCCGCGGCGCCTCCTCGGCCTACGCGGAACGCGTGATGGGCGGCTATTATCTCGACATTATGCCCGATCGCTCGGCGCTTGCCCGCTACGGCCTGATGATCGACGACATGCAGACGACGATCGCGACGGCGCTCGGCGGCGAGACCGTCACCACCACAGTCGAAGGACGCGAACGCTATGGCGTCAATGTGCGCTACCCGCGCGATTTTCGGTCGAGCCCCAAAGCGATCGCCAGCGAGGTGCTTATTTCGCTTCCAGGCGGTGGAACGATACCCCTCGGCGAGGTCGCGAAGGTGGAGCTCGTCCGCGGCCCGACCTCCATTCGCACCGAAAACGGCCAGCTCGCCGTCTACATCTTCGTCGACATCCGCGACCGCGACATCGGCGGCTTCGTGATTGAGGCGCGTAAGGCCGTCAATGAGGCCATCGATTTCCCGTCCGGCTCTTATGTCGTCTGGAGCGGGCAGTTCGAATATCTCGAACGCGCGGAGGCCCGTATGCGCATCGTCGTGCCGGTGACGCTCTTCATCATCTTCCTGCTGCTCTACCTGAATTTCCGAAAAATTACTGAAACGCTGATCGTCATGCTGTCTTTGCCCTTCGCCCTCGTCGGCGGCGTGTGGCTGATGTGGCTCCTGAACTTCAACATGTCGATCGCCGTCGGCGTAGGCTTCATCGCGCTTGCCGGCGTCGCCGCGGAAACGGGCGTCGTCATGCTGATCTATCTGGAGGCGGCGATGCAGGAGGTCGCGGAAGCGCGGGCTGCCGAAGGGAAGCCGTTCACAAAGACCGATCTGCGCGAGGCGATCATGCTGGGCGCCGTCGAGCGCGTACGGCCCAAGATGATGACGGTCGTCGCGATCATGGCGGGCCTCGTGCCGATCCTCTGGAGCACGGGCGCGGGGTCGGAAGTCATGCAGCGCATCGCCGTCCCGATGATCGGCGGCATGGTGTCGTCCACGCTGCTGACGCTTGTCGTCATCCCCGCTATCTATGCGCTGATCAAGGGGATTGGGTTGTCCGCGGGCCAAGACGACGGCGGCTCAACGCACGAGGAAGCAGGCGCAGTTGGAAGCGGATCGCCGCAGGTGACCGTTCGATAA
- a CDS encoding class I SAM-dependent methyltransferase translates to MTELEDAKAKAAATYNAAADHFDHPVSSFWHRFGRQTIERLALREGETVLDVCCGSGGSALPAAEAVGPNGKIVAVDLAERLVQLGEAKARAKGLSNIEFKAADMLSLGYPDASFDIVVCVFGIFFVPDMVAAAKELWRMLRPGGRLAITTWGPDLSQ, encoded by the coding sequence ATGACTGAACTCGAAGACGCGAAAGCCAAAGCGGCCGCCACCTACAACGCGGCGGCGGATCATTTTGACCATCCCGTCAGCTCGTTCTGGCATCGCTTTGGACGGCAGACTATCGAGCGCCTTGCCTTGCGCGAGGGTGAGACGGTTCTCGATGTTTGCTGCGGCAGCGGCGGATCGGCCTTGCCCGCCGCCGAGGCCGTCGGGCCGAACGGAAAGATTGTCGCGGTCGATCTGGCCGAACGCCTCGTCCAACTCGGCGAAGCGAAAGCGCGCGCCAAGGGCCTTTCTAATATCGAGTTCAAGGCGGCGGACATGTTGTCGCTCGGCTATCCCGACGCCAGCTTCGATATCGTGGTCTGCGTCTTCGGGATTTTCTTTGTCCCTGACATGGTGGCGGCTGCCAAGGAGCTGTGGCGCATGCTGCGCCCCGGCGGGCGGCTGGCGATCACCACATGGGGGCCGGACCTCAGCCAGTAG
- the tnpB gene encoding IS66 family insertion sequence element accessory protein TnpB (TnpB, as the term is used for proteins encoded by IS66 family insertion elements, is considered an accessory protein, since TnpC, encoded by a neighboring gene, is a DDE family transposase.), whose product MIPLPAGCRVWIATGHTDMRRGMQGLALQVQEQLKRDPHAGDLYIFRGRRGDLAKILWHDGIGLSLYAKRLDRGKFIWPTASAGAVSISAGQMAYMLEGIDWRNPQLTFRPQSAG is encoded by the coding sequence ATGATCCCGCTGCCGGCGGGCTGCCGGGTCTGGATCGCGACCGGCCATACCGACATGCGGCGCGGCATGCAGGGTCTGGCGCTGCAGGTGCAGGAGCAGTTGAAGCGCGACCCGCACGCGGGCGACCTTTACATTTTTCGGGGACGCCGCGGCGATCTCGCGAAAATCCTCTGGCACGACGGGATCGGCCTGTCGCTTTACGCCAAGCGGCTCGACCGCGGAAAGTTCATCTGGCCCACGGCGAGCGCGGGCGCGGTGTCGATCTCGGCCGGGCAGATGGCCTATATGCTGGAAGGAATCGATTGGCGAAACCCGCAACTCACCTTCAGGCCGCAAAGCGCGGGGTGA
- a CDS encoding Spy/CpxP family protein refolding chaperone, with protein MKNTKKFASRWLITSAAALFLVAGAVSTAQAQKAAPTPPPAPAQPKVTDHSGMGHGGMGGMGGMGHGGMGDGGMGGMDHGGGGGDMMKQMMCGFTEHLDARLAYLRTELKITDQQTPQWNAFADAWRAIAQKASAKCASADEHQMDGKHDVLGQLSMMGTHMVDHLEVVRAQKAALEPLFNALSDDQKEAANETLTSVMKVGMSMGRGGMGSMQREGGGMGGMGSMGHGGMGQGGGMGGGMGGMQH; from the coding sequence ATGAAAAACACGAAGAAATTTGCTTCGCGCTGGCTGATTACAAGCGCCGCCGCCCTCTTCCTCGTTGCCGGCGCGGTCAGCACAGCCCAGGCTCAGAAAGCAGCGCCAACGCCTCCTCCCGCCCCGGCGCAGCCGAAGGTCACCGATCACAGCGGTATGGGCCACGGTGGCATGGGTGGCATGGGTGGCATGGGCCATGGGGGAATGGGCGATGGTGGCATGGGCGGCATGGACCATGGCGGTGGCGGTGGCGACATGATGAAGCAAATGATGTGCGGATTCACTGAACATCTCGACGCGCGGCTTGCTTATCTCAGGACGGAACTGAAAATCACTGACCAACAGACGCCGCAATGGAACGCCTTTGCCGATGCGTGGCGCGCCATCGCCCAGAAGGCGTCAGCGAAATGCGCCTCGGCCGACGAGCATCAGATGGACGGAAAGCACGACGTTCTTGGTCAGCTCTCAATGATGGGGACCCATATGGTCGACCATCTCGAAGTTGTTCGGGCGCAGAAGGCTGCTCTCGAACCCTTGTTTAACGCTCTGAGCGACGATCAGAAGGAGGCCGCGAACGAGACGCTGACGAGTGTGATGAAAGTCGGCATGTCGATGGGTCGCGGCGGGATGGGCAGTATGCAGCGAGAGGGCGGCGGCATGGGGGGAATGGGTAGCATGGGCCATGGGGGAATGGGCCAGGGTGGCGGCATGGGTGGCGGCATGGGCGGCATGCAGCACTGA
- a CDS encoding TolC family protein yields MPGATVESAVALARRLSPELAASVLNADAAAHRVGAAGVQPDPTVTLQAWDVNSRGVGQRWIGVEQQFRLWGKTDLEKGIAQADADAARRQSEAIEVDLGARVKTAYALYGAAQRAVDLSKSLKQRVDDLLALLRLRYGASSVDQQEVIKAEIEAANAAADVARREGDAKSAAARLNALIGRAARTPLAAPKGFRPLKTKLTLAGVQDLARSSNSQLAATHAQVRAATGAKELTDLNYYPDITAGATFVQRPTGENSGQFLLGFKVPLQYEAKDAEQRAASASLGAAHARNEALRIRLDGDVAEAWFRLEAVRKAIKIFEQRQLPPARLSVETARKGFDAGTTDLATLLESERRLRAIELELLAYKVEEQSKYADLERLAGGSL; encoded by the coding sequence ATGCCGGGCGCGACGGTCGAAAGCGCCGTGGCGCTGGCTAGGCGACTGAGCCCGGAGCTTGCGGCGTCTGTCCTCAACGCGGACGCCGCGGCGCATCGCGTCGGCGCCGCGGGCGTCCAACCCGATCCGACAGTTACTCTCCAGGCGTGGGACGTGAATAGCCGCGGCGTTGGCCAGCGCTGGATCGGCGTCGAGCAGCAATTCAGACTGTGGGGGAAGACCGATCTGGAAAAGGGCATTGCCCAGGCGGACGCCGATGCGGCTCGGCGCCAGAGCGAGGCGATCGAGGTCGATCTCGGCGCGCGCGTGAAGACGGCCTATGCCCTATATGGCGCCGCCCAGCGCGCCGTTGACCTCTCGAAGTCGCTCAAGCAGCGCGTCGACGACCTGCTGGCGCTGCTTCGGCTGCGCTATGGCGCGAGTTCAGTCGATCAGCAGGAAGTCATCAAGGCGGAGATCGAAGCAGCCAATGCCGCTGCCGATGTCGCCCGCCGGGAGGGAGACGCCAAATCGGCGGCGGCTCGATTGAACGCACTGATCGGCCGCGCGGCCCGTACGCCGCTCGCCGCGCCGAAAGGTTTCCGGCCGCTGAAGACGAAGCTCACCCTCGCCGGCGTTCAGGACCTCGCCCGGTCGTCAAACTCGCAGCTTGCGGCGACACATGCTCAGGTGCGCGCCGCCACGGGCGCCAAGGAGCTGACCGACCTCAACTACTATCCGGACATTACCGCCGGCGCGACCTTCGTGCAGCGACCGACAGGGGAAAACAGCGGTCAGTTCCTGCTCGGGTTCAAGGTGCCGCTTCAATATGAGGCCAAAGACGCCGAGCAGCGCGCGGCGAGCGCCAGTCTCGGAGCTGCACACGCTCGCAATGAGGCGCTCCGCATCCGCCTCGACGGCGATGTCGCCGAGGCGTGGTTTCGCCTGGAGGCCGTTCGCAAGGCCATCAAGATATTCGAACAGCGGCAGCTGCCGCCCGCGCGCCTATCGGTGGAAACCGCGCGCAAGGGATTCGACGCGGGAACGACTGATTTAGCGACCCTTCTGGAATCGGAACGTCGCCTTCGCGCGATCGAATTGGAGCTCCTCGCCTACAAGGTCGAGGAGCAGAGCAAATACGCCGACCTCGAACGCCTCGCGGGAGGCTCCCTATGA
- a CDS encoding FixH family protein — MPITNLRIASGALLVLGLLGAANAHAAIADYEFKLVDANLKKGRTVAAVRLIHKPDGKPVPDAVIFATRLDMAPDDMEAMTSVIEQAPSSEPGVYRFKVDLTDEGRWRISLAAKIQGESETLQSRLVLQATP, encoded by the coding sequence ATGCCTATTACAAATTTGCGGATTGCCAGCGGGGCGCTGCTGGTTCTCGGCCTGCTGGGCGCTGCAAATGCTCATGCCGCCATAGCCGATTACGAATTTAAGCTGGTCGACGCGAATCTCAAGAAAGGCCGGACGGTAGCCGCCGTCCGCCTCATCCATAAGCCGGACGGAAAGCCCGTGCCGGACGCCGTGATTTTCGCGACGCGGCTCGATATGGCGCCAGACGATATGGAAGCGATGACGAGCGTGATCGAACAAGCGCCGAGCTCGGAACCCGGCGTCTATCGCTTCAAGGTTGATCTGACCGACGAGGGACGCTGGCGCATCTCGCTCGCGGCGAAGATCCAGGGGGAGAGCGAAACGCTGCAAAGTCGCCTGGTGCTACAGGCGACGCCATGA